A part of Onthophagus taurus isolate NC chromosome 7, IU_Otau_3.0, whole genome shotgun sequence genomic DNA contains:
- the LOC111416778 gene encoding clavesin-1-like, whose translation MGLGGQDISVQDYVCSLPLDVKKVALEELREDESIREQSLEQMRDWINKNTNIKRCRTDAPFLLRFLRTKKFSVPLACEMLERYLIVRQLYPNWFKNLDWEDPDIKNIIEDGYLVPMLERDSGKTILFSCAGRFDPHKYTAAHMIKVHSIISETLMDDETNQVHGYTYINDEGGFQMAHLSLFTLTDIRNALKCIQHSSPMRHKENHFINIPPSAVKLLDFAMGFLSEKLKGRISLHKSVEELHKKINPKLLPKEYGGDVPLKEMIEKFKLKLQEKKETLLALDDMYIEIEKSNQFVSEINEELGLGVEGSFKKLQVD comes from the exons ATGGGTTTAGGAGGACAAGATATTTCAGTTCAAGACTACGTTTGCAGTTTACCACTAGATGTAAAAAAAGTGGCTTTAGAAGAATTACGCGAAGATGAATCGATAAGAGAACAATCATTAGAACAAATGCGCGATTGGATCAACAAAAATACCAACATCAAAAGATGCAGGACCGATGCGCCATTCCTATTAAGATTCTTGCGAACGAAAAAATTTAGTGTTCCTTTAGCTTGTGAAATGCTAGAAAGATACTTGATTGTGCGACAATTGTATCCAAATTGGTTCAAGAACTTGGACTGGGAAGATCCAGATATCAAAAACATTATTGAAGATGGTTATTTAGTTCCAATGTTGGAGCGAGATAGCGGTAAAACGATCCTTTTTAGTTGTGCAGGTCGATTTGATCCTCACAAATATACAGCTGCTCATATGATTAAAGTTCATAGTATCATTTCGGAAACTCTTATGGATGATGAAACCAATCAAGTTCATGGTTATACTTATATTAACGACGAGGGTGGTTTTCAAATGGCTCATCTTTCTTTGTTTACATTAACAGATATTcgaaatgctttaaaatgtataCAG caTTCATCTCCGATGCGTCACAAAGAAAATCACTTCATCAACATTCCTCCAAGTGCTGTTAAACTTTTGGATTTTGCTATGGGTTTCTTATCCGAAAAACTGAAAGGACGGATTTcc cttCATAAATCTGTTGAAGAATTgcacaaaaaaatcaatccGAAGCTTTTACCAAAAGAATATGGTGGTGACGTGCCGTTAAAAGAAAtgattgaaaaattcaaattgaaactACAAGAGAAAAAGGAAACGCTTCTCGCTTTAGATGATATGTACATAGAAATCGAAAAATCTAATCAGTTCGTTTCCGAAATTAATGAAGAACTCGGTTTAGGCGTAGAAGGAAGTTTTAAGAAACTACAGGTTGACTAA